A genomic stretch from Pseudomonas mendocina includes:
- a CDS encoding GTPase: MDRSLIKTLMPSLVAGHVPRNVRSFKYRVFDDQPQSSTLGFIIDPQPFDGKVVAASEDAIVVKLKPSEFAVLDPNLVTSIPSEGTKVHVQPYARRRFDGLRADTPEERTEMMSDGTPYTVKTHILGSAPAKLPIPEPQCMELGQLIEQLEEMPAPDGFRRITHMLVDAGAHDFTWVDPKPSRIIETPPAISFTVSTAKFAGQVTILYQRGSDTYAVELRRDGELVDRHDEVYFDILGEVLERLIDDGRWRLIDVSVIGAETSRRRRAVPA, translated from the coding sequence ATGGATCGCTCTCTTATCAAGACCCTGATGCCTTCGCTGGTCGCAGGCCATGTGCCCCGCAACGTGCGGTCGTTCAAGTACCGCGTGTTCGATGATCAGCCACAGTCCTCGACACTGGGCTTCATCATTGATCCCCAGCCCTTCGACGGCAAGGTGGTCGCAGCCAGCGAAGACGCCATCGTCGTCAAGCTCAAGCCCAGCGAGTTCGCGGTACTCGATCCCAACCTGGTGACCAGCATTCCCAGTGAGGGCACCAAGGTGCATGTCCAACCCTATGCCCGTCGTCGTTTCGACGGTCTGCGTGCGGACACGCCAGAAGAGCGCACCGAGATGATGTCCGACGGCACTCCCTACACCGTCAAGACACACATCCTCGGCTCCGCGCCGGCCAAGCTGCCCATTCCCGAGCCGCAGTGCATGGAACTGGGTCAGCTCATCGAGCAGTTGGAGGAAATGCCGGCGCCCGACGGGTTCCGGCGCATCACCCACATGCTGGTCGATGCGGGCGCCCACGACTTCACCTGGGTCGATCCGAAGCCGTCCAGGATCATCGAAACGCCTCCGGCGATCAGTTTCACGGTTTCGACCGCGAAGTTCGCCGGCCAGGTGACGATCCTCTACCAGCGCGGCAGCGATACCTATGCGGTGGAGCTGCGCCGCGACGGCGAGTTGGTCGATCGGCACGACGAGGTGTATTTCGACATCCTCGGCGAAGTGCTGGAGCGGCTCATCGACGACGGGCGCTGGCGTCTGATCGATGTGAGCGTGATCGGCGCGGAGACGTCCCGACGGCGCCGCGCTGTACCGGCGTGA
- a CDS encoding uridylate kinase, producing the protein MFPDLISPARDFEHQLGACVNAMGQDDAIGQILVFERLSGMLHMRHIASADLADTDIDAYEMVVFDGGNTGGDTWKHVFFPRQREHYFVYQA; encoded by the coding sequence ATGTTCCCCGACCTCATCTCGCCCGCACGCGACTTCGAGCATCAGCTTGGAGCCTGCGTCAACGCCATGGGCCAGGACGACGCCATCGGCCAGATCCTGGTATTCGAGCGCTTGAGCGGCATGCTGCACATGCGCCATATCGCCAGCGCCGATCTGGCAGACACCGACATTGATGCCTACGAAATGGTCGTCTTCGACGGTGGCAACACCGGCGGCGACACGTGGAAGCACGTGTTCTTTCCACGTCAGCGCGAACACTACTTCGTGTACCAAGCCTGA
- a CDS encoding DNA topoisomerase III: MRLFLCEKPSQGKDIGRILGATQRGEGCLNGSGVTITWCIGHLVEAAAPEVYDAALKRWSLEQLPIIPQQWRVEVKPKTATQFKVVKALLAKATHLVIATDADREGELIAREIIDLCGYRGPIERLWLSALNDASIRTALGKLRPSSDTLPMYYSALARSRADWLVGMNLSRLFTVLGRQAGYDGVLSVGRVQTPTLKLVVDRDREIAAFKSVPFSAIDVSLSAEGQAFAAQWVAPDGCTDDAGRCLQQPVAQQAAQQIRAAGSAQVVSVETERVREGPPLLFDLGTLQEVCSRQLGLDVQETLQIAQALYETHKATTYPRSDSGYLPESMFAEVPTVLDSLFKTDPSLRPIMGQLDRSQRSRAWNDGKITAHHGIIPTLEPANLSALSEKELAVYRLIRAHYLAQFLPHHEFDRTVAEFSCGQQTLVATGKQVVVKGWRLVLAEPKADEDGDDATRSQVLPPLREGLACQVAEVEIKALKTMPPKPYTQGELVKSMKGVARFVTDPRLKQKLKDTTGIGTEATRANIISVLIARGYIVKKGRSIRASDAAFTLIDAVPAAIADPGTTAVWEQALDMIEAGQLTLDVFLSKQATWISQLTAQYGSMSLSIKLPHGPICPQCGAPTRQRTGKSGPFWSCSRYPDCQGTLPVESGTPKRGASRSHSSGRKGT, encoded by the coding sequence ATGCGGCTGTTCTTGTGCGAGAAGCCCTCCCAGGGCAAGGATATTGGTCGGATTCTCGGCGCGACACAGCGCGGTGAAGGCTGCCTCAACGGCTCCGGCGTCACGATTACCTGGTGCATCGGCCATCTCGTAGAAGCGGCAGCACCCGAGGTCTATGACGCGGCGCTCAAGCGCTGGTCACTGGAGCAGTTGCCCATCATTCCCCAGCAGTGGCGGGTCGAGGTCAAACCCAAGACCGCCACGCAATTCAAGGTCGTCAAGGCGCTTCTGGCGAAGGCGACCCATCTCGTCATCGCCACCGATGCCGACCGCGAGGGCGAGCTGATTGCCCGCGAGATCATCGACCTGTGCGGCTACCGTGGCCCCATCGAGCGCTTGTGGCTATCGGCACTCAACGATGCGTCGATCCGCACTGCGCTCGGCAAGCTGCGACCGTCGTCCGATACGCTGCCGATGTATTACTCGGCGCTGGCACGTTCGCGGGCAGACTGGCTCGTCGGCATGAACCTCAGCCGTCTTTTCACTGTGCTCGGGCGGCAGGCGGGCTACGACGGCGTGCTGTCGGTCGGACGTGTCCAGACCCCGACCCTGAAGCTGGTCGTGGACCGCGACCGCGAAATCGCGGCTTTCAAGTCGGTGCCGTTCTCGGCCATCGACGTGTCTCTGTCCGCAGAGGGTCAGGCTTTCGCCGCGCAGTGGGTTGCGCCCGACGGCTGCACCGACGACGCCGGTCGTTGCCTGCAACAGCCGGTCGCCCAGCAGGCGGCGCAGCAGATTCGCGCTGCGGGCAGCGCCCAGGTGGTGTCGGTCGAGACCGAGCGCGTGCGCGAAGGCCCGCCGCTGCTGTTCGACCTGGGGACGCTTCAGGAGGTCTGTTCCAGGCAGCTCGGGCTGGACGTGCAGGAGACATTGCAGATCGCCCAGGCCCTGTACGAGACGCACAAGGCCACGACCTACCCGCGCTCGGACTCCGGCTACCTGCCCGAAAGCATGTTCGCCGAGGTGCCCACTGTCCTGGACAGCCTGTTCAAGACCGACCCGTCGCTGCGACCGATCATGGGTCAGCTCGACCGCTCCCAGCGTTCGCGCGCCTGGAACGACGGCAAGATCACGGCGCACCACGGCATCATTCCGACGCTCGAACCCGCGAACCTCTCTGCTCTGAGCGAGAAGGAGCTGGCGGTGTACCGGCTGATCCGGGCGCATTACCTGGCGCAGTTCCTCCCACACCACGAGTTCGACCGTACCGTGGCTGAGTTTTCCTGCGGGCAGCAGACGCTGGTGGCCACCGGTAAACAGGTGGTCGTCAAGGGTTGGCGTCTGGTGCTGGCCGAACCGAAAGCGGATGAGGACGGCGACGACGCGACGCGCAGCCAGGTGCTGCCCCCGCTGCGTGAGGGCCTGGCGTGCCAGGTGGCCGAGGTCGAGATCAAGGCGCTCAAGACGATGCCGCCCAAGCCCTACACCCAGGGCGAACTGGTCAAGTCGATGAAGGGCGTTGCGCGCTTCGTGACCGACCCGCGTCTGAAACAGAAGCTGAAGGACACAACGGGCATCGGCACCGAGGCGACGCGAGCCAACATCATCAGCGTGCTGATCGCCCGTGGCTACATCGTGAAGAAGGGACGCTCCATTCGCGCATCGGATGCGGCGTTCACGCTGATCGACGCCGTGCCCGCAGCGATTGCAGATCCCGGCACCACTGCGGTGTGGGAGCAGGCGCTCGACATGATCGAGGCCGGACAGCTCACCCTGGACGTATTCCTCAGCAAGCAGGCCACCTGGATTTCGCAGTTGACCGCGCAGTACGGCAGCATGTCCCTGTCCATCAAGCTTCCCCATGGGCCAATATGCCCGCAGTGCGGCGCACCGACGCGCCAGCGCACCGGCAAGAGCGGCCCATTCTGGTCGTGCAGTCGCTACCCCGACTGCCAAGGCACGCTGCCGGTCGAATCCGGTACGCCCAAGCGTGGCGCTTCGCGCTCGCATAGCAGCGGCCGCAAAGGCACCTGA
- a CDS encoding ParB family protein, translating to MTEITSQQMAGKLLASGFERSGPSATSLSDPIADTPMVVTLDQLRPYDHDPRKKRNPVYEEIKASIRERGLDAAPAITRRPGDDHYIIRNGGNTRLAILRELWSETRDERFFRVSCLFRPWPERGEIVALTGHLAENELRGGLTFIERALGVEKAREFYELESGSPLSQSELARRLAADGYPVQQSHISRMADAVRYLLPAIPTVLYAGLGRHQVERLSVMRKACERTWEHYAKGRSLVQEFDEFFQEVLSQFDAQADEFSAQRVQDELIGQMTELLGVDYDVLALDMTESESRQRALVSEPTPPSTPPALPEPEAIARPPADTAPPDARPTATPSTGESDADASHSGAVSPAADGDLLREHIVSPAPTTERLESIQRMVADQLGDALPPTFSANVLQSIPVQAGGLYPISDVWYITPGLDTPEHLRIHIAQFAREIAVEADLGECIDDRPDGIGFACRARTTNPAPLGRAVHALLACLADQQPADVGLDNGKLVIDLPALLHGQGDVTRRLSDTALVKLFRLLRLARRLLDLEAGAADSGT from the coding sequence ATGACTGAGATCACCTCCCAGCAGATGGCCGGCAAACTGCTTGCATCCGGGTTCGAGCGCAGCGGCCCGTCAGCAACGTCCTTGAGCGACCCGATCGCCGACACGCCCATGGTCGTGACCCTGGACCAGTTGCGCCCCTACGACCACGACCCGCGCAAGAAGCGCAATCCGGTGTACGAGGAAATCAAGGCATCCATCCGCGAGCGTGGTCTGGACGCGGCACCGGCCATCACCCGGCGGCCCGGCGACGATCACTACATCATCCGCAATGGCGGCAACACGCGACTGGCAATCCTGCGCGAACTCTGGTCGGAGACCAGGGACGAACGATTTTTTCGGGTCTCATGCCTGTTCCGCCCGTGGCCCGAGCGTGGCGAGATCGTCGCGCTCACCGGGCATCTTGCGGAAAACGAACTGCGCGGTGGCCTCACCTTCATCGAGCGCGCTTTGGGCGTCGAGAAAGCGCGCGAGTTCTACGAACTGGAAAGCGGCTCCCCCCTGAGCCAGTCCGAGCTGGCCCGCCGCCTGGCCGCCGATGGATACCCCGTGCAGCAGTCGCACATCAGCCGGATGGCCGACGCCGTACGCTACCTGCTGCCCGCAATCCCGACCGTGCTCTACGCCGGCCTGGGGCGTCACCAGGTCGAGCGGTTGTCGGTCATGCGCAAGGCCTGCGAGCGCACCTGGGAGCATTACGCCAAAGGCCGCTCACTGGTGCAGGAATTCGACGAGTTCTTTCAGGAAGTGCTGTCGCAATTCGATGCCCAGGCCGACGAATTCTCTGCGCAACGCGTACAGGACGAACTGATCGGCCAGATGACCGAATTGCTGGGTGTTGATTACGACGTGCTCGCTCTAGACATGACCGAATCCGAGAGCCGCCAGCGTGCCTTGGTCAGCGAGCCGACGCCGCCCTCGACGCCGCCCGCCTTGCCAGAGCCAGAAGCCATCGCGCGCCCTCCTGCCGATACTGCGCCACCTGATGCGAGGCCGACGGCAACGCCCTCGACGGGCGAGAGCGACGCGGATGCCAGTCATTCGGGCGCGGTCAGTCCGGCGGCAGATGGCGACCTGCTTCGGGAGCACATTGTTTCCCCGGCGCCGACAACGGAGCGACTTGAGTCCATCCAACGCATGGTCGCCGACCAGTTGGGCGATGCGCTGCCGCCCACCTTCTCAGCGAACGTCTTGCAGTCCATCCCGGTGCAGGCCGGCGGGCTCTATCCGATCTCGGATGTCTGGTACATCACCCCTGGCCTGGACACACCCGAGCACCTGCGCATCCACATCGCGCAGTTTGCCCGCGAGATTGCGGTCGAGGCAGACCTGGGCGAGTGCATCGATGACCGCCCAGACGGCATCGGCTTCGCCTGCCGCGCTCGCACCACAAACCCAGCGCCGCTGGGCCGTGCCGTCCATGCGCTGTTAGCTTGCCTGGCCGATCAGCAGCCCGCCGACGTCGGTCTGGACAACGGGAAACTCGTCATCGACCTGCCGGCGCTGCTGCACGGCCAGGGCGACGTAACCCGACGATTGAGCGACACCGCGCTGGTCAAGCTGTTTCGCCTGCTGCGACTGGCCCGCCGCCTGCTCGATCTCGAAGCCGGCGCTGCGGACTCTGGAACCTAA
- a CDS encoding DUF3158 family protein, with the protein MSDPNREPRYFQGLQQAAFMKLEHAASLKGLLKPFKGKGDLEAWASQCFAMRDELIGLTQRQVLQQAVGHPFHLLPVELAQQTTGAGTAFLRWRKHDRSAMGVALWQELMASTGTPVNLLAELHAIELQRITLNMQISLLHTLGRQAQECASKAAKAEDAYLRRLKSIPPGMRDR; encoded by the coding sequence ATGAGCGATCCGAATCGCGAACCCCGTTACTTCCAGGGCCTGCAACAGGCTGCCTTCATGAAGCTGGAACACGCTGCCTCTCTAAAAGGCCTTTTGAAGCCTTTTAAGGGTAAGGGGGATCTTGAGGCCTGGGCCAGCCAGTGCTTCGCCATGCGCGACGAGTTGATTGGCTTGACGCAGCGGCAGGTGCTGCAACAGGCAGTCGGGCATCCCTTCCACCTGCTGCCCGTGGAGTTGGCCCAGCAAACCACTGGCGCAGGCACGGCGTTTTTGCGCTGGCGCAAGCACGACCGCTCAGCCATGGGCGTAGCCCTGTGGCAGGAATTGATGGCGAGCACCGGCACGCCGGTCAACTTGCTGGCCGAGCTGCACGCGATCGAGCTTCAGCGCATCACGCTGAACATGCAGATCAGCCTGTTGCACACCTTGGGCAGGCAGGCCCAGGAGTGCGCCAGCAAGGCCGCCAAGGCGGAAGACGCCTACCTGCGCAGGCTCAAGTCCATCCCACCTGGAATGCGTGATCGGTGA
- a CDS encoding single-stranded DNA-binding protein — translation MSTHFWGEGNIGSPPEYREFPNGNDEPRRLLRLNVYFDNPIPTKGGDFEDRGGFWAPVEIWHRDAAHWKNLYQKGMRVLVVGRMEREPWTDNEDQPRETWQINARSVGILPFRVESVTLSPKTAQDAQPKPQAAQEPAAPKEVKRRK, via the coding sequence ATGAGCACGCATTTTTGGGGCGAAGGCAACATTGGCTCCCCGCCCGAGTACCGGGAGTTCCCCAACGGCAACGACGAGCCGCGGCGCTTGCTGCGGTTGAACGTGTATTTCGACAACCCCATTCCCACCAAAGGCGGTGACTTCGAGGATCGCGGCGGCTTCTGGGCACCGGTGGAAATCTGGCACCGCGACGCCGCGCACTGGAAGAACCTCTACCAGAAGGGCATGCGCGTCCTGGTCGTCGGACGCATGGAGCGCGAACCCTGGACGGACAACGAGGATCAGCCGCGCGAAACCTGGCAGATCAACGCGCGCAGCGTTGGCATCCTGCCGTTCCGCGTCGAGTCCGTGACCCTCAGCCCCAAGACCGCGCAGGACGCGCAGCCGAAGCCCCAAGCAGCCCAGGAACCGGCTGCGCCGAAGGAGGTCAAGCGCAGGAAGTGA
- a CDS encoding DUF3577 domain-containing protein, with translation MSTTSNEKSYFDLHTSGIGYIQRAREVPVRGGRRAQPFLACTIAALVGSAKDPSYRYCDVKVSGAEAKKLVERYIGVDDPKQRPLVRFRLGDLWGDAYIRDKGDQKGQAAASLKARLLKAEPLDRAELASIRQHELITRGIGYLSRPKDVTPKDGDPFLSCTVAALAGPVDEPEYRYFDTIVTTPEAEHLVRRCVQAIEGDCKVLIAFRLNDMKIDPYIRTKGERAGEPAASLESTLIHIGLIKIDGTKVYPTSPAQAETPPAQDASASEAEDADPAADQPAEPAEREPEGEVEKQEPALAASF, from the coding sequence ATGAGCACCACGTCCAACGAGAAATCGTATTTCGACCTCCACACCTCGGGCATCGGTTACATCCAGCGTGCCCGTGAAGTGCCTGTCCGGGGCGGCCGCCGCGCGCAGCCTTTCCTGGCATGCACCATCGCCGCGCTGGTCGGTTCCGCAAAGGACCCCAGCTATCGCTATTGCGACGTCAAGGTCTCGGGTGCCGAGGCCAAGAAGCTGGTCGAGCGCTACATCGGCGTTGACGATCCCAAGCAGCGCCCACTGGTGCGCTTTCGCCTCGGCGACCTGTGGGGCGATGCATACATCCGTGACAAGGGCGATCAGAAAGGTCAAGCCGCCGCGTCCCTCAAGGCGCGCCTACTCAAGGCCGAGCCGCTTGACCGGGCCGAACTGGCTTCGATCAGGCAGCACGAGCTGATCACCCGCGGCATCGGCTACCTCAGCCGTCCGAAGGACGTCACGCCCAAAGATGGCGACCCGTTCCTCTCTTGCACCGTCGCCGCGCTGGCCGGGCCTGTCGATGAACCGGAGTATCGGTACTTCGACACCATCGTCACCACCCCTGAAGCCGAGCATCTGGTTCGCCGGTGCGTGCAGGCCATCGAAGGGGACTGCAAGGTGCTGATCGCCTTCCGTCTCAACGACATGAAGATCGATCCGTACATCCGCACCAAGGGTGAACGCGCTGGGGAACCGGCCGCAAGCCTGGAATCGACGCTGATCCACATCGGCCTGATCAAGATCGACGGCACCAAGGTCTATCCGACGAGCCCCGCGCAAGCCGAGACGCCGCCAGCCCAGGACGCATCCGCGTCCGAAGCCGAGGACGCCGACCCCGCTGCCGATCAGCCTGCCGAGCCCGCCGAGCGCGAGCCCGAAGGTGAAGTCGAGAAGCAGGAGCCGGCATTGGCTGCTTCGTTCTGA
- a CDS encoding DUF2857 domain-containing protein, protein MSTAHPLNQAVIAQALYDLRNGQLRRCKLMGFGEAELDALKHPALISVLANANVSWCSVTVNREVLRRLLQQAQDVEKEIATVDRMLRLGASTEMVSKFYGLTHQEVALRREILGLPKRKGRHPVLDEEQDTELWRQWKAVTNSRTVDLEDETSILDAAMDLAEGMSLPLSVVWASIKSWVDQGLA, encoded by the coding sequence ATGTCCACAGCACACCCACTCAACCAGGCTGTCATCGCCCAGGCCCTCTATGACCTGCGCAATGGGCAACTGCGCCGCTGCAAACTGATGGGGTTTGGCGAGGCAGAGCTGGACGCCCTCAAGCATCCCGCGCTGATCAGCGTGCTGGCCAATGCCAACGTCTCCTGGTGCTCAGTGACGGTCAACCGCGAAGTGCTGCGGCGGCTGCTCCAGCAGGCGCAGGACGTGGAGAAGGAAATCGCCACAGTCGATCGCATGCTCAGGCTGGGCGCGAGCACGGAGATGGTCAGCAAGTTCTATGGTTTGACGCATCAGGAAGTGGCACTTCGCCGTGAAATCCTCGGTCTGCCCAAACGCAAGGGTCGGCACCCCGTGCTGGACGAGGAGCAGGACACGGAGCTGTGGCGGCAATGGAAGGCCGTGACCAACAGCAGAACGGTCGATCTCGAAGACGAAACCTCCATCCTCGATGCCGCCATGGACTTGGCCGAAGGCATGTCGCTGCCTCTGTCGGTGGTCTGGGCCTCGATCAAGAGCTGGGTCGATCAGGGATTGGCTTGA
- a CDS encoding DUF3275 family protein, protein MAATSASEKSVSPIVVPGQLTLRTIRGKNGPFTVGRLATHLGTFEVKDPELEQYPEGKYDGEFIIRYIFPKSYPVGGGMRFEIRASLDGMTLYDIDKLSRDEARSFATQDVDPLDEELGAQPAVTPATPAKTAKTSKPAKPAPVQASTDPLVDTTPFGVDAPTPAAATAPGSTEDGDAALFSLLWPLGESVKLDSTIDRRTLRAQIVRLGELGYALDFKTQEWSRQAELQPA, encoded by the coding sequence ATGGCAGCCACATCGGCATCCGAGAAATCGGTCTCGCCCATCGTCGTCCCCGGCCAGCTCACGCTGCGCACCATCCGCGGCAAGAACGGCCCCTTCACGGTCGGTCGCCTCGCCACGCACCTGGGTACCTTCGAGGTCAAGGACCCGGAGCTGGAGCAATACCCCGAAGGCAAGTACGACGGGGAATTCATCATCAGGTACATCTTCCCGAAGTCCTACCCGGTCGGTGGCGGCATGCGCTTCGAGATCCGTGCCAGCCTGGACGGGATGACGCTCTACGACATCGACAAACTGAGCCGTGACGAGGCACGCAGCTTCGCCACCCAGGACGTCGATCCGCTCGATGAAGAGCTGGGCGCGCAGCCTGCAGTAACGCCGGCAACACCGGCCAAGACTGCCAAAACGTCCAAGCCCGCCAAGCCCGCACCCGTGCAGGCATCCACGGATCCGCTGGTCGATACCACGCCCTTCGGCGTGGATGCGCCGACGCCCGCTGCGGCAACTGCTCCCGGCAGTACCGAAGATGGCGACGCCGCGCTGTTCAGCTTGCTCTGGCCACTGGGCGAGTCCGTGAAACTGGATTCGACCATCGACCGCCGCACCCTGCGCGCGCAGATCGTCCGCCTGGGCGAACTGGGCTACGCGCTGGACTTCAAGACGCAGGAGTGGAGCCGCCAGGCCGAACTGCAACCTGCGTAG
- a CDS encoding TIGR03761 family integrating conjugative element protein, with product MATNEPLQLNLGSLRSAMSLTLHTHHASRIWHGRAAAEGRPGIVGLNGYIAQMNKMRRGSEQDDPYSDWWMLRIEVKLDQTKTTLQSLREQVDQALASVPPALSLGENLNVQPVKLPLFVNAQLGFAAVYLLADYDDIARKLILAHHTALIDRSTLERWLNEGAHALRSLFSLAQQYRYSGCTRDDFVSKNAAARAALEKFGELPQDVLEGTRRSKFAPPIVRRGLQQRAESPAAAPAHNDAATTDEPATDAAPEVSAGEVEGEQA from the coding sequence ATGGCAACCAATGAACCTCTGCAACTGAATCTCGGCTCCCTGCGCAGCGCGATGTCGCTGACGCTTCACACGCACCACGCTTCGCGCATCTGGCATGGCCGTGCCGCCGCCGAGGGGCGACCGGGCATCGTTGGCCTGAACGGCTACATCGCCCAAATGAACAAGATGCGGCGCGGTTCGGAACAGGACGACCCGTACTCGGATTGGTGGATGCTGCGCATCGAGGTCAAGCTCGACCAGACCAAGACCACGCTGCAATCGCTGCGCGAGCAGGTGGATCAGGCGCTGGCGAGCGTGCCGCCGGCACTCAGCCTGGGCGAAAACCTCAACGTGCAGCCCGTCAAGTTGCCGCTGTTCGTCAATGCGCAGCTCGGCTTTGCCGCCGTCTATCTGCTGGCCGACTACGACGACATCGCCCGCAAACTGATCCTCGCCCACCACACGGCGCTCATCGACCGCAGCACCTTGGAGCGCTGGCTCAACGAGGGCGCCCATGCACTGCGCAGCCTGTTCTCGCTGGCCCAGCAATACCGCTATTCGGGCTGCACGCGCGACGACTTCGTATCAAAGAACGCCGCAGCACGGGCGGCGTTGGAGAAATTCGGCGAACTGCCGCAGGACGTGTTGGAAGGCACGCGCCGCTCGAAGTTCGCGCCGCCCATCGTGCGCCGTGGCCTGCAACAGCGTGCTGAGAGTCCTGCTGCAGCGCCTGCCCACAACGACGCGGCCACCACCGACGAGCCCGCCACTGACGCAGCACCCGAAGTCAGCGCCGGCGAGGTCGAGGGCGAGCAGGCATGA
- a CDS encoding STY4528 family pathogenicity island replication protein — protein sequence MAVDDTAPRVRRQGPIALAELFDAALKDLAPKPAPSTPASTPAQSPTPTSGDAFLFSGNRHETVPRKLFLDRRLTPLERNAWQVFRLMLNDDGVTAFPTYEQLRPWLASMPCAGQASHETVARALTLMRLTRWLSLVRRRRDPKTGRILGNLYVLHDEPLTPFEAMQLDPDYLQLVSQALGHSAKAVQIVGLHTLKEIGEDPLLVGRTLPSRLQVMAERLANQDLTASDSYPQEDAIHDSEEGAPSLLRNRERPATDSEAGSEPAPDVSLRNPKQARTVRSSCINEIRTTAQARALDDLQWPKRFAQLKAEQQAGAKVALQQVDASLRQDVLDEWAARCSNHGIRNPAGYLFGIIQRAIHGEFNAWAKKDPPPAPAPPNERPPPTPPAQTQGKPVPPEVARQHIERLRDLLASK from the coding sequence ATGGCCGTGGACGACACCGCACCACGAGTCCGACGCCAAGGCCCCATCGCACTCGCAGAGCTGTTCGATGCTGCGCTGAAAGACCTTGCGCCCAAGCCCGCCCCCAGCACACCTGCGTCTACACCTGCACAGTCGCCCACGCCTACCTCCGGCGATGCTTTCCTGTTCAGTGGCAACCGGCACGAGACGGTGCCACGCAAGCTGTTCCTCGACCGCCGCTTGACGCCGCTGGAACGAAACGCCTGGCAAGTGTTCCGGCTGATGCTCAACGACGATGGCGTGACCGCATTCCCCACCTACGAGCAGTTGCGGCCCTGGCTGGCGTCCATGCCCTGCGCAGGGCAGGCCTCGCATGAAACCGTGGCACGGGCGCTGACACTGATGCGCCTGACCCGCTGGCTGAGCCTGGTTCGGCGACGGCGTGACCCCAAGACCGGCCGCATCCTCGGCAATCTGTACGTGCTGCACGACGAACCCCTGACACCGTTCGAGGCCATGCAGCTCGACCCGGACTACCTGCAACTCGTCAGCCAGGCACTCGGCCATTCTGCCAAGGCCGTGCAGATCGTGGGCCTGCACACGCTCAAGGAAATCGGCGAAGACCCATTACTGGTCGGACGCACCCTCCCGTCACGGTTGCAGGTGATGGCCGAACGTCTCGCCAACCAGGACCTCACGGCCAGCGATAGTTATCCACAGGAAGACGCCATTCACGATTCCGAAGAAGGGGCTCCGAGCCTTCTTCGGAATCGTGAACGACCCGCTACGGATTCCGAAGCAGGGTCGGAACCCGCGCCAGACGTCTCTCTTCGGAATCCGAAGCAGGCCCGTACAGTACGTAGTAGTTGTATTAATGAAATACGTACTACTGCGCAGGCGCGCGCGCTGGACGATCTGCAATGGCCCAAGCGCTTTGCGCAACTGAAGGCGGAACAGCAGGCGGGTGCCAAGGTGGCATTGCAGCAGGTTGATGCCTCGCTGAGGCAGGACGTGCTGGACGAATGGGCCGCGCGTTGTAGCAACCACGGCATCCGCAATCCCGCTGGGTATCTATTCGGCATCATCCAGCGAGCTATCCACGGCGAGTTCAATGCCTGGGCCAAGAAAGACCCGCCACCGGCACCCGCTCCGCCAAACGAACGGCCACCACCCACACCGCCGGCCCAAACGCAGGGTAAGCCGGTGCCACCAGAAGTCGCCAGGCAGCACATCGAGCGGCTGCGAGATCTGCTCGCCAGCAAGTGA
- a CDS encoding ABC transporter substrate-binding protein has protein sequence MSQNPNPFLRGYWNLNIVRTLSISYEDGSPHVWRNIHPSQQHLSDQELISSSCIVTSDFAVVTNGSEPVSAEVLAECDADEGVNGEGVINAVVYAIHGEDFDGRLIHVGDSYSVEAAREVVQRLSFETGYYSRCWEISSAHISPETDQYLANLADLATPEAFLFIAFRVPYSPAIGVKLISTPWTDKNLEHAEGITAEQLRQEHRSKGMPDDLANILELAGQADVRILILDADAPVLLGLPLAES, from the coding sequence ATGTCTCAGAATCCAAATCCCTTTCTGCGCGGCTACTGGAATTTGAACATCGTCCGCACGCTGTCCATCAGCTACGAGGACGGAAGCCCGCATGTCTGGCGAAACATCCACCCGAGCCAGCAACACCTTTCCGACCAGGAACTGATTTCATCGTCCTGCATCGTCACCAGCGATTTCGCGGTGGTCACGAACGGCTCTGAACCTGTGAGTGCCGAGGTACTGGCCGAATGCGATGCCGATGAAGGCGTTAACGGCGAAGGCGTGATCAATGCCGTGGTCTATGCCATTCATGGCGAGGACTTCGACGGTCGCCTGATCCACGTTGGTGACAGTTATTCGGTCGAGGCCGCGCGGGAAGTCGTGCAGCGCCTGAGTTTCGAGACCGGCTACTACAGCCGATGCTGGGAGATCAGCAGCGCGCACATCAGCCCGGAAACCGACCAGTACCTCGCCAATCTGGCGGATCTTGCCACGCCGGAGGCCTTTTTGTTCATCGCCTTTCGGGTTCCGTACAGCCCGGCGATCGGCGTCAAGCTGATCTCCACACCCTGGACGGACAAGAACCTGGAGCACGCCGAGGGCATCACCGCCGAGCAGCTTCGGCAGGAGCACCGCAGCAAGGGCATGCCAGACGACCTGGCGAACATCCTGGAACTGGCTGGGCAGGCCGATGTGCGCATCCTCATCCTCGACGCTGACGCGCCCGTGTTGCTGGGCCTGCCGCTGGCCGAGTCCTAG